CTCGTCAAAATTCTTTTTGACGGCATCGACCAAACGCTCGTTGGTCTCGGTCCAGGTGTCGATCACCTTGGTGTGACGCTCCACCTCGGTGATTTCACCCAAGCGATAACGCTCTTCGGTAGCCGTAATCTGCTCCTCGGCCTGGCCGAGCAGATCCTTCTTGGCCTCTGGAACCTTGAGGTCGTCGACGGAGATCGAAACAGCCGCCTGGGTGGCGTACTTGAAGCCGAGATCCTTGAGGTTGTCGGCCATAGACGAAGTCACCGCCGTGCCGTGGTTTTTGTAAGACCAAGCAACGAGCTGTTTGAGGGCCCGCTTGTCAATGATCTGATTGCGGAACGGTGGCGGGGTCTTCGAGAGCGGACGCGATGCGCTCACAGGAACTTCCTTGGCGGCCTTGGAAGCTTTGCTGGATTTGGACTTTCGGGATTTCGAGGACGAGGTCATGGCTGCGCGCGGATCAGGAATGGAAGAAAAGGGCGTCTGGCTCGATTCAGGCGGCGGCCACCGCGTCGATAATTGTGTGATTCATCACTACGCGGCCCACCGTGGTGAGGATGTAGCGACTTATCAAGGAACCGTCTTCATCGAAGCGATCGCGACGGAAGCTCCACTCTTCGATTCGCGTGCCATCGCTGAGGGATTCGCTCTTGCTGGGCGCATCCAGCTCTTCATCGTCCTGAACTTCACCGTTGAAGCGGACCCAAACCCAATCATGCAGCCCAATACGGGTGTCTTCGAAGGCATGGATGACATCCTCCAGACCCGCGAAGGTGCAGCTGCGATCGCCGAAGTCGGGCTTGGTGGCACCGGGTTGAAGCGCTGTCAGGTAGTAGGAGCCGAGCACCATGTCCTGAGACGGAGTGATGATCGGCTCGCCTGTGGCGGGCGACAGTATGTTGTTGCTGGCCAACATCAGCATGCGTGCTTCGGTCTGAGCCTCGATGGCCAGAGGCACGTGAACGGCCATCTGGTCACCGTCAAAGTCAGCGTTGAACGCTGGACAGACCAGGGGGTGCAGCTGAATGGCGCGGCCATCCACCAACTTGGGTTCGAAGGCCTGGATGCCGAGACGGTGCAGGGTTGGAGCACGGTTCAGCAGGATCGGGTGACCGTCGATCACCTCCTGCAGCACCTGCATCACTTCATCGTCGGCACGCTGGATCAGCTTCTTGGCAGCCTTGATGTTGTTAACAATGTTCTGGCGGATCAGGCGGTGGATCACGAAGGGCTGGAACAGTTCGATCGCCATCTCCTTAGGCAGACCGCACTGGTGCATCTTCAACTTCGGACCCACCACGATCACGGAACGACCGGAGTAGTCGACCCGTTTACCCAACAGGTTCTGACGGAAGCGGCCCTGCTTGCCTTCGATGATGTCGCTCAGTGACTTGAGCGGACGGTTGTTGGCACCTACCACGGTGCGACCCCGACGGCCGTTGTCGATCAGGGCATCGACGGCCTCCTGCAGCATCCGCTTCTCGTTGCGGACGATGATTTCAGGGGCCAGGATTTCCTGGAGCCTCGCCAGACGGTTGTTGCGGTTGATCACCCGCCGGTAGAGATCGTTGAGATCACTGGTGGCAAAGCGACCGCCATCGAGCTGGACCATCGGACGAAGATCAGGCGGAATCACCGGGATCACATCCAGCACCATCCACTCGGGACGGGCGTTGGTAGCGATGAAGTTGTCGATCACGCGCAGACGCTTGATCAACTTGGCGCGCTTCTGACCCTTACTGCCGTTGATCTCCTCACGCAGCTGCTCAGCCACTTCATCGAGGGTGAGATCTTCCAGCAGTTGCTTGAGGGCCTCAGCACCGATGCCTACCACGGGCTCGTTCTCGATCTCGGAATCTTCGGCGTAAATCTCGTCTTCAATTTCCAGCCATTCGTCTTCCGTGAGCAGCTGCTTGTACTTCAGGTCCTTGTGGTCGCCGGGATCCAGCACCACGTAGCAGTTGAAGTAAACGATCTGCTCCACATCCCGCAGGGGCATATCCAGCAGGATGGCCACGTAGCTGGGGATCCCCTTCAGGTACCAGACGTGGGAGACCGGTGCAGCCAGCTTGATGAAGCCCATGCGGTGACGACGCACGCGGCTCTCGGTGACCTCCACACCGCAGCGTTCACAAACGATGCCCCGGTGACGCACCCGTTTGTACTTACCGCAATGGCATTCCCAGTCTTTGGAAGGGCCAAAAATCTTTTCGCAGAACAGCCCATCCATCTCGGGCTTGAGGGTGCGGTAGTTGATGGTCTCCGGCTTGGTGACCTCACCGACAACCTGGCCGTTGGGCAGGGTGCGCTGTCCCCACTCCATCACCCGATCGGGTGATGCGAGGGTGATTTTGACGTAATCGAAGTGGTTCTCGGTGCGGAGGTTGCTGTTGGTCATTGACGGTTAAGGAAGAAGGAGCGGGGAATCGGTTCGTTCGTTGATCCGTCAGTCCTCGTCGTAATCCGCGACGCCGAGGGATTCGTAGGTGGGCCTACTGGGGGTGCTGCGACGTGGGTTCACGTCCTGCATCAGGTCCACTTCCTTGCCTTCATCGGTGTAGACGGCGATGTCTAGACCCAGGGACTGAAGCTCGCGCATCAGCACCTTGAAGGATTCCGGCGTACCGGGGCGGGGGATCGGCTTGCCTTTGACGATGGCGTTGAGGGCCTCGTTGCGGCCCTGCATGTCGTCGGACTTGACCGTGAGCAGTTCCTGCAGGGTGTAAGCGGCGCCATAGGCCTCAAGTGCCCACACCTCCATCTCACCCAGACGCTGACCGCCTTGCTGTGCCTTACCGCCCAGGGGCTGCTGGGTGACCAAGGAGTAGGGGCCAGTGGAACGGGCGTGGATCTTGTCGTCCACCAGGTGAACCAGCTTGAGGAAGTGGGAATAGCCCACGGCCACGGGCTGATCGAAGGGCAGACCGGTACGACCATCACGCAACTGCAGCTTGCCGGGATCCTCAGGGTCGTACACCCAACCCTTGCCGGGCTGCTTGGCGGCTTCCTTGAGGAAGGTCTCGACGGTCTGCTGGGACTTCTCAGCCCCGTACATCTCATCAAAGGGAACGATGCGCACGCGGCAATCCAGGTTGGACGCCGCCCAACCCATCAGCAACTCGAACACCTGACCCACATTCATCCGGCTCGGCACACCCAGGGGATTGAGCACGATGTCGACCGGGGTGCCGTCGGGCAGATAGGGCATGTCCTCCCGGGGAAGGATGCGGCTGATGATGCCTTTGTTGCCGTGGCGGCCGGCCATCTTGTCGCCGACCTGGATCTTGCGGCGCTGGGCCACATAAACCCGCACCACCATGTTCGCGCCGGGGGGCAGCTCATCACCCTGTTCACGGGTGTAGATGCGCACATCCACAACGCGGCCACGCTCGGTGCCGGGCACACGCAAGGAGTTGTCGCGCACATCGCGGGCCTTCTCACCAAAGATCGCGCGAAGCAGCTTTTCTTCAGGTGGCTGATCAGATTCGCCCTTGGGCGTCACCTTGCCAACGAGGATGTCGCCGCTTTCAACGAAAGCACCAACGCGGATGATGCCCATCTCGTCGAGGTTGCCGAGACTTTCCTCAGCGACGTTGGGAATCTCGCGGGTAATTTCCTCGGGTCCGAGCTTGGTCTGACGCGCTTCGATCTCGTACTTCTCGATGTGAACCGATGTGTAGAGGTCGTCAGTGACCAGACGCTCGCTGACCAGCAGCGCGTCCTCGTAGTTGTAACCCTCCCAGGGCATGTAAGCGATCAGAACGTTCTGACCCAGGGCGATCTCACCGCCTTCACAGGCCGAGCCATCCGCCATCACCTGACCGACGATCACCGGATCGCCACAGCGAACGATCGGGCGCTGGTTCAGGCAGGTGTCCTGGTTGGAGCGCTGATACTTCTGCAGGAAGTGGGTGTGGTCGTTGCCGTCCTCGTCCTGAACAACGATGGCATTGGCATCCACATAGGTGACAGTGCCATTCACCCGGGAAATCGGCACCATGCCGGAGTCGCGGGCCACCTGGGTTTCCAGGCCGGTACCCACCAGGGCACGCTCGGGACGCAGCAACGGCACAGCCTGACGCTGCATGTTTGAGCCCATCAGGGCGCGGTTGGCGTCGTCGTGCTCCAGGAAGGGGATTAGGGACGTTGCCACGGAAATCACCTGCACCGGTGAGAGGGCGACGTAGTCGACCTGCTCAGGAGGGACCTTCTCGAAATCCTGGCGGTAACGCACAGGAATCAGATCGGCTGTGATCCTGCCGTCGTCCTCGGTGGCCACATCACCAGGGGCAACGCGCACTTCGTCTTCCCGGTCTGCAGACAGGTAGATCGGATCGCCATCCTTCAGGACGACACCGTTCTCGACCTTCCAGAACGGAGTTTCGATGAAGCCGTACTCGTTGACCCGGGCGTGGGTGGCCAGGGAGTTGATCAGACCGGCGTTGGGACCTTCCGGCGTCTCAATCGGGCAGAGACGGCCGTAGTGGGAGGGGTGAATGTCACGCACGGCGAAGCCTGCACGCTCACGGGTGAGACCACCAGGTCCAAGAGCCGAGATGCGGCGCTTGTGGGTGAGCTCAGCCAGAGGGTTCGTCTGGTCCATGAACTGGCTCAGCTGGCTGGAGCCGAAGAACTCCTTGATCGCTGCCACGAGAGGCTTGGGATTGACCAACTGTGCTGGGGTCAGCGAATCGGTTTCTCCAACGGTCATCCGTTCCTTGATGATCCTCTCGAGACGGTTCAGACCCACACGAACCTGGTTCTGCAGGAGTTCACCCACGGAACGCACGCGGCGGTTGCCGAGGTGGTCGATGTCATCGAGGCTGGCGCCGCCGACATCAAGCTCCAGGTTGATCAGGTAATCGAGAGTGGAGAGCACGTCCTCATGGGTGAGGGTGCGCACCGTGTCGGGGATGGTGAGACGCAGCTTCTTGTTGATCTTGTAGCGGCCGACCCGACCGAGGTCGTAGCGCTTGGGATCGAAAAAACGGGTCTGCAGCAGCTGCTGACCACCACTCACTGAGGGGGGTTCACCTGGACGCAGTTTCTTGTAAAGCTCAAGCAGCGCCTGGTCTTCCGAGCTGATGCCCTCGTCGTTCGCGGCATCAATCGACTTCTTATAAAACTCGGGGTGACGCAGCTTGTCGAGCACGTCGTTGTCAGACAGACCCATGGCACGCATGAGCACGTGCGCGTTGATCTTGCGGGTCTTGTCCACACGAACGTGGAGCAAGTCGTTCTTATCTGTCTCAAACTTCAGCCAGGCACCCCGGTTGGGGATGACGCTGGCGTTGTAGGTGCGCCGACCATTCTTGTCCATTTCATCTTTGAAATAGACACCCGGGCTACGCACGATCTGGTTCACGATCACGCGCTCAGCGCCGTTGATGATGAACGTGCCGCGCTCGGTCATCAGCGGCAATTCGCCGATGAACACCTCCTGCTCCTTGATCTCACCGGTCTCCTTATTGACCAGGCGGCAGGTCACATACATCTGAGAAGCGAAGGTCGCATCGCGACGCTTGGCCTCTTCCACATCATGGCGGGGGCGCTTTAGCCGGTACTCGCTACCGATGAAGTGCAGCTCCAGCTTGCCGGTGTAATCCGTGATCGGAGAGAAGCTTTCCAGCTCCTCGATCAGACCTTGATCCAAAAACCACTTAAAGCTGGCCCGCTGCACCTCCACCAGATCAGGGAGGTAGGTGGCGGTCTTGGCGACCTGAATCGCGCTGCTGCTCATGCGGGGACCGGCAGAGAGGACGAAGGGACTGGGGAGGACTGGATTGGCGGCAAAAGCTCACCCGACAAGACGATTCGACACAGCAGCGGCACTGACGGTTTCCAGTACGGAACCGTCAGCGCCGCTGCTGCTGTTCAGAAATCGCGGGTCAGATCAGCTGACGACGACAAATGCACCGGAAGGAAATGGACGCTTCAGGCACCACGCACAAGAGAAATTCCTGCGCCTGGCCAGCCAATACAACATCTTACATATGGACTCGACTCTCCCGAAACCCCAGTTAAGGGAGTCCGAACAAACGCCGGGCGTTGGAGGTGCTACTGCAGGCCACGCTGTCGAGATCCACGCCGCGGAGCTCGGCCACCCGCGTTGCAACGGAGGCCACAAAGGCCGGCTCGTTGCGCTTGCCGCGGCGGGGCACAGGGGCCAGAAAAGGGCAATCTGTTTCCACCAGGAAACGATCCTCCGGCACCTGACGGGCACAGTCGTGGGTGGGCTCCGCCTTGGGGAAGGTGACAGTGCCACTGAAGCTGATGTAGAAACCGAGATCGAGAAAGTGGTGCATTTCATCAGGGGTGCCGCCCCAGCAGTGCATCACCCCTCCAGGGCAACTGCCCTGCGCCTTGCGGGCCCGCAGTTCCTCCAGCATCGGCTCGGCTGCATCCCGGCAGTGAATGATCACCGGCAGGTTCAACTCCACCGCTAGATCCAATTGAGGACGCAGCACAGCAAGCTGCTCCTCCAGATTCTTGTCACGGAACAGATCGAGTCCGAGTTCACCGATAGCGACCACCCGATCGTCCTCGAGGGCCGCCCGACGCAGCACAGCCACCGTGTCATCCCTCCAATGCTCGGTGTCCAGTGGATGGACGCCGACGGAATAACGCATCTCCGGAAACCGATCAGCCAAGGCGCGGATCGCCGGAATTTCAGAGGGTTCAACGCAGGCGTGCAGCAGAGCACCAACCCCAGCCTCACGCCAGCGTGAGGCCACCTCATCGAGGTCGTCATCAAAGTTGCGAAAGACGATGTGACAGTGGCTGTCAATCAACGTCGGGGTGGGGGACACAGCTGGGCCGAAACGCGCTTTCGGCCCATTCTGCCGGTTGGAACCGAATCAGCTGGCGGGCTCGAGTACCTTGCGCACGGCCGCGCTGAGGCGGGACTTCTGATTGGCACCGTTGTTGCGGTGCAGCACACCAACTTTCACGGCCTTGTCAATCTTGCTGAAGGCGGCACGCATATAGATCTGCACGCTGGCCTTGGCTTCATCACCAGGGGTCACGCTGTAGGCATCACAAGCGGCGAAGCAGCGCTTCATCAGGGTGCGCATCGACGACTTGTAGGTGCGGTTGCGCAGACGGTTGCGCTCAGCAATCTCAATCCGCTTCTTGGCTGACTTGTTATTGGCCACTGAGGCTTCAACGTTGCGAACAATCCAACATGTTACTCCTTGATAGGACCCCTTCCCTGCGTTGTGGAGTCCTAACTTGACCGAAATCTCCCACCGTCCCTTTGTCTGTGAGCCAACCGGCCGTTGCTCCCCTTCGCATCGTGCGGGATCTGGAACAGGCCCAGACAGAACTGCAACGGTTATGTAGCCGCACCACACAAATCCAGCAAGGTGAAGCCCGTGAGCGGGTTGAAACCATTCTTGCGGCGGTTCGCGACCGCGGCGATGCGGCCATTGCCGATTTCACCGAACGGTTCGATGGCTTCCGTCCAGAACCGATGGCGGTTTCCCCCGAGGCCCTCGAACATGCCTGGAATTCGCTGCCGACCAACCTGCGGGACGCCTTGGAGCTGGCCCATCGCCGCATCACCGACTTCCACCAACGCCAACGTCCCGCCGATCTAGCGGTAACGGGCCCCCACGGCGAACAGCTCGGGCGCCGCTGGCGACCGGTAGAGCGGGCAGGTCTGTACGTGCCCGGAGGACGCGCGGCCTACCCCAGCACCGTGCTGATGAATGCGGTGCCAGCTCGGGTCGCCGGCGTGAAGGACGTGGTGATCTGCTCCCCCGCAGGACGGAGTGGTGCAGTTAGCCCCGTGGTGCTGGCAGCGGCCCACCTCGCCGGAGTGAAAACGGTGTTCCGCCTCGGAGGTGCCCAGGCTGTCGCCGCCATGGCCTATGGCAGCGAAAGCGTGCCCAAGGTGAATGTGATTAGTGGCCCCGGCAACCTTTACGTGACCCTGGCGAAGCAGGCGGTGTACGGCCAGGTGGCAATCGATTCCCTGGCGGGACCAAGCGAAGTTCTGGTGATCGCGGACCACTCCGCTAAGCCCGACCAGGTGGCGGCGGATCTGTTGGCGCAGGCGGAGCACGACCCCCTGGCGGCGGCGGTGCTGATCACCACCGACCCTGCATTGGCCGACGGGATCAACTCTGCGGTGGCCGAACAACTGGCCAATCACCCCCGCCAGGAGATCTGCGAAGCCGCTCTGCGGGACTGGGGGCTGGTGGTGGTCTGCGACGACCTCGAGAGCTGTGCCCGCCTAAGCGACAGCTTCGCCCCCGAACACCTGGAGCTGCTGGTGGAGCGGCCCGAACCTCTAGCGGATCGCATTCAGAACGCCGGAGCCATTTTCCTGGGTCCCTGGTCCCCAGAAGCTGTGGGGGATTACCTGGCAGGCCCAAACCACACACTGCCGACCTGTGGAGCTGCGCGCTTCAGCGGGGCCCTGAGCGTTGAGACCTTCATGCGTCACACATCGCTGATCGGTTTCAACCGGGCTGCGCTGGAAGCAACTGGTTCAGCTTTGCAGGAGCTGGCCACCAGTGAAGGCCTGCACAGCCACGCTGAATCAGTGCGGCGGCGCCTCAGCTGAGGCGCTGCTCCAGGCTGCGGACACCCGCCACGCCATCGGCAATCTCGCCGACCAACACCTCATCGGTAATGTTGACGAACAGGCCGTTCTCCAACACACCGGGGATGTTGTTGATGATCTGTTCCAAAGCCACTGGATCGGCAATACCACCTTCAAGTTTGGCATCCAGCACAAGGTTGCCCTGATCGGTAACCACAGGACCGGCCTTGCGCTGGGCCATGCGTAGCTCAGCGCTGCATCCGAGGGCTTCCAGCTGCTGCTTCACTTGGCGCCAGGCCCCTGGCAGCACTTCCACCGGCAGCAGAAAACCGAGGTTGAGACGGTCCACCAGTTTGGTGGAGTCCACTACCACAACAAAACGATCCGCCCGTGCCGCCACGAGTTTTTCCTGCACGTGGCAAGCGCCGCCGCCCTTGATCAATTGGAAGCCAGGGTCGACTTCGTCGGCACCATCGATGGCTAAATCAATCCGGCTGACGGCGTTGAGGCTGAGCAGTGGGATGTTGAGCTCCGCGGCCAGCACCTCTCCTTGAAAGGAGGTGGTCACACCAACGATGTCTTTAAGTTCGCCGCTGGCGAGCTTGGCCCCTAGGCCCTGAATCATCAACGCTGCGGTGGAACCTGATCCTAGGCCCAGCACCATGCCGTCCTTGATCTGTTCAACAGCGGCGTCAGCCACCGCCTGTTTCATCTGGGTCTGAAGATCAGCCATCAGGTCACGTCCTTAGGGGCGCGACCGTAGCAAGGGTTTCAGGCCATCCCAGGCAGGGGTTCCGGTTTGACGGAAAGGGTCAGCTCGCGACCCGCCCGTAGCACCTTCAAGGGCAGGGGAACATCGATAGCAGCGGCATCCACCACCTCGAGCAGCGCCTGAGGGTCGGGAATGTCACGCTCTTCAACATTGATCAATAGATCGCCGCGGCGCAGTCCTGCTTTTTCGGCAGGGCCATCGGGAAGCACAGCTTGCACCAGGGCACCGCTGCGTTCTGGCAGCTGCACAAGGGCATTGGGGTCCTTGTTGTGATCGCGCGCGATGCGCGGTGTAAGAGCAACCAGTTGCAGACCGATATACGGATGCACCACCTCACCCTGCTGCTGCAGCTGATCTGCCACCCGGCGGGCCAGGTTGATCGGGATGGCAAAACCGAGTCCTGCCCCAGGGCCCGACCGCACCAGGGTGTTGATGCCAATCACCTGGCCATCACCGTTGACCAACGGCCCGCCGGAATTACCGGGGTTGATGGCGGCGTCGGTCTGAATCAGTTCCAGCCGTTTGTCGGCGAAGCCAAGACTGTTGATG
This window of the Synechococcus sp. MU1643 genome carries:
- the hisD gene encoding histidinol dehydrogenase is translated as MSQPAVAPLRIVRDLEQAQTELQRLCSRTTQIQQGEARERVETILAAVRDRGDAAIADFTERFDGFRPEPMAVSPEALEHAWNSLPTNLRDALELAHRRITDFHQRQRPADLAVTGPHGEQLGRRWRPVERAGLYVPGGRAAYPSTVLMNAVPARVAGVKDVVICSPAGRSGAVSPVVLAAAHLAGVKTVFRLGGAQAVAAMAYGSESVPKVNVISGPGNLYVTLAKQAVYGQVAIDSLAGPSEVLVIADHSAKPDQVAADLLAQAEHDPLAAAVLITTDPALADGINSAVAEQLANHPRQEICEAALRDWGLVVVCDDLESCARLSDSFAPEHLELLVERPEPLADRIQNAGAIFLGPWSPEAVGDYLAGPNHTLPTCGAARFSGALSVETFMRHTSLIGFNRAALEATGSALQELATSEGLHSHAESVRRRLS
- the rpiA gene encoding ribose-5-phosphate isomerase RpiA — translated: MADLQTQMKQAVADAAVEQIKDGMVLGLGSGSTAALMIQGLGAKLASGELKDIVGVTTSFQGEVLAAELNIPLLSLNAVSRIDLAIDGADEVDPGFQLIKGGGACHVQEKLVAARADRFVVVVDSTKLVDRLNLGFLLPVEVLPGAWRQVKQQLEALGCSAELRMAQRKAGPVVTDQGNLVLDAKLEGGIADPVALEQIINNIPGVLENGLFVNITDEVLVGEIADGVAGVRSLEQRLS
- a CDS encoding trypsin-like peptidase domain-containing protein, with the translated sequence MVAAAVLVGAGPSVQALEHSFVADAVQRVAPAVVRIDTERTVERQPFDPTLLDPLLRDLLGDPPAAPERERGQGSGVVIDAKGLVLTNAHVVDRVESVSVTLADGEQRDGQVVGTDVVTDLALVRLEGDQLPPRAPLGDSEAMQVGDWAIALGTPFGLERTVTLGIVSSLHRNINSLGFADKRLELIQTDAAINPGNSGGPLVNGDGQVIGINTLVRSGPGAGLGFAIPINLARRVADQLQQQGEVVHPYIGLQLVALTPRIARDHNKDPNALVQLPERSGALVQAVLPDGPAEKAGLRRGDLLINVEERDIPDPQALLEVVDAAAIDVPLPLKVLRAGRELTLSVKPEPLPGMA
- the rpsT gene encoding 30S ribosomal protein S20, giving the protein MANNKSAKKRIEIAERNRLRNRTYKSSMRTLMKRCFAACDAYSVTPGDEAKASVQIYMRAAFSKIDKAVKVGVLHRNNGANQKSRLSAAVRKVLEPAS
- the rpoB gene encoding DNA-directed RNA polymerase subunit beta — protein: MSSSAIQVAKTATYLPDLVEVQRASFKWFLDQGLIEELESFSPITDYTGKLELHFIGSEYRLKRPRHDVEEAKRRDATFASQMYVTCRLVNKETGEIKEQEVFIGELPLMTERGTFIINGAERVIVNQIVRSPGVYFKDEMDKNGRRTYNASVIPNRGAWLKFETDKNDLLHVRVDKTRKINAHVLMRAMGLSDNDVLDKLRHPEFYKKSIDAANDEGISSEDQALLELYKKLRPGEPPSVSGGQQLLQTRFFDPKRYDLGRVGRYKINKKLRLTIPDTVRTLTHEDVLSTLDYLINLELDVGGASLDDIDHLGNRRVRSVGELLQNQVRVGLNRLERIIKERMTVGETDSLTPAQLVNPKPLVAAIKEFFGSSQLSQFMDQTNPLAELTHKRRISALGPGGLTRERAGFAVRDIHPSHYGRLCPIETPEGPNAGLINSLATHARVNEYGFIETPFWKVENGVVLKDGDPIYLSADREDEVRVAPGDVATEDDGRITADLIPVRYRQDFEKVPPEQVDYVALSPVQVISVATSLIPFLEHDDANRALMGSNMQRQAVPLLRPERALVGTGLETQVARDSGMVPISRVNGTVTYVDANAIVVQDEDGNDHTHFLQKYQRSNQDTCLNQRPIVRCGDPVIVGQVMADGSACEGGEIALGQNVLIAYMPWEGYNYEDALLVSERLVTDDLYTSVHIEKYEIEARQTKLGPEEITREIPNVAEESLGNLDEMGIIRVGAFVESGDILVGKVTPKGESDQPPEEKLLRAIFGEKARDVRDNSLRVPGTERGRVVDVRIYTREQGDELPPGANMVVRVYVAQRRKIQVGDKMAGRHGNKGIISRILPREDMPYLPDGTPVDIVLNPLGVPSRMNVGQVFELLMGWAASNLDCRVRIVPFDEMYGAEKSQQTVETFLKEAAKQPGKGWVYDPEDPGKLQLRDGRTGLPFDQPVAVGYSHFLKLVHLVDDKIHARSTGPYSLVTQQPLGGKAQQGGQRLGEMEVWALEAYGAAYTLQELLTVKSDDMQGRNEALNAIVKGKPIPRPGTPESFKVLMRELQSLGLDIAVYTDEGKEVDLMQDVNPRRSTPSRPTYESLGVADYDED
- a CDS encoding TatD family hydrolase, whose product is MSPTPTLIDSHCHIVFRNFDDDLDEVASRWREAGVGALLHACVEPSEIPAIRALADRFPEMRYSVGVHPLDTEHWRDDTVAVLRRAALEDDRVVAIGELGLDLFRDKNLEEQLAVLRPQLDLAVELNLPVIIHCRDAAEPMLEELRARKAQGSCPGGVMHCWGGTPDEMHHFLDLGFYISFSGTVTFPKAEPTHDCARQVPEDRFLVETDCPFLAPVPRRGKRNEPAFVASVATRVAELRGVDLDSVACSSTSNARRLFGLP
- a CDS encoding DNA-directed RNA polymerase subunit gamma, with the translated sequence MTNSNLRTENHFDYVKITLASPDRVMEWGQRTLPNGQVVGEVTKPETINYRTLKPEMDGLFCEKIFGPSKDWECHCGKYKRVRHRGIVCERCGVEVTESRVRRHRMGFIKLAAPVSHVWYLKGIPSYVAILLDMPLRDVEQIVYFNCYVVLDPGDHKDLKYKQLLTEDEWLEIEDEIYAEDSEIENEPVVGIGAEALKQLLEDLTLDEVAEQLREEINGSKGQKRAKLIKRLRVIDNFIATNARPEWMVLDVIPVIPPDLRPMVQLDGGRFATSDLNDLYRRVINRNNRLARLQEILAPEIIVRNEKRMLQEAVDALIDNGRRGRTVVGANNRPLKSLSDIIEGKQGRFRQNLLGKRVDYSGRSVIVVGPKLKMHQCGLPKEMAIELFQPFVIHRLIRQNIVNNIKAAKKLIQRADDEVMQVLQEVIDGHPILLNRAPTLHRLGIQAFEPKLVDGRAIQLHPLVCPAFNADFDGDQMAVHVPLAIEAQTEARMLMLASNNILSPATGEPIITPSQDMVLGSYYLTALQPGATKPDFGDRSCTFAGLEDVIHAFEDTRIGLHDWVWVRFNGEVQDDEELDAPSKSESLSDGTRIEEWSFRRDRFDEDGSLISRYILTTVGRVVMNHTIIDAVAAA